The Chitinophaga flava genome has a segment encoding these proteins:
- the rpsE gene encoding 30S ribosomal protein S5 has translation MAKNSFNKVKAGDLELKEKVVAINRVTKTTKGGRTFSFSALVVVGNENGVVGHGLGKAKEVQQAITKGIDDAKKNLIKVPVMHGTIPHDQFAKEGAAKVLIKPAAHGTGVIAGGSMRAVLESAGVTDVLAKSLGSANPHNVVKATFKALGMLREPISVARTRTVSLKKVFNG, from the coding sequence ATGGCAAAGAATTCATTCAATAAAGTAAAGGCCGGTGATCTGGAGCTGAAAGAAAAAGTGGTAGCGATCAACCGTGTTACTAAAACCACCAAAGGCGGTCGTACTTTCAGTTTCTCCGCTCTGGTAGTAGTAGGTAACGAAAACGGCGTTGTTGGTCACGGTCTTGGTAAAGCTAAAGAAGTACAACAGGCTATCACCAAAGGTATAGACGATGCTAAAAAGAACCTGATCAAGGTTCCTGTTATGCACGGTACTATCCCTCACGACCAGTTTGCTAAAGAAGGTGCTGCCAAAGTATTGATCAAACCTGCTGCTCATGGTACAGGTGTGATCGCGGGTGGTTCTATGCGTGCAGTACTGGAAAGCGCTGGCGTTACGGACGTTTTGGCTAAATCCCTGGGTTCTGCCAATCCGCACAACGTGGTTAAAGCTACTTTCAAAGCACTGGGCATGTTACGCGAACCAATCAGCGTAGCTAGAACCAGAACTGTTTCCCTGAAGAAAGTTTTCAACGGTTAA
- the rpmD gene encoding 50S ribosomal protein L30 encodes MAKIKITQVKSGIDRPERQKLTLKALGLTKMNATVEVEATPQVLGMVRKVDHLVKVEAVNA; translated from the coding sequence ATGGCAAAGATTAAGATCACTCAAGTGAAAAGTGGTATAGACCGTCCTGAAAGGCAGAAACTGACCTTGAAGGCACTGGGGCTGACTAAAATGAACGCTACTGTTGAGGTAGAAGCTACTCCTCAGGTCCTGGGAATGGTTCGTAAAGTAGACCATCTGGTAAAAGTAGAAGCAGTTAACGCTTAA
- the rplO gene encoding 50S ribosomal protein L15, whose translation MNLHSLKPAQGAVHKEKRLGRGEASGKGGTSTKGNKGIQQRAGYASKRGFEGGQMPIQRRMPKRGFKNNNREEYTIFNLGQLDHLVEKYGLQEFNLENLYMNGLVNRTAKVKILANGELKTKVTVKVNAISEKAKQAIESAGGSVELV comes from the coding sequence ATGAATCTGCATTCATTAAAGCCTGCACAAGGCGCCGTACATAAAGAAAAACGTCTCGGACGTGGTGAGGCTTCCGGTAAAGGTGGTACCTCTACAAAAGGTAACAAAGGTATCCAGCAACGCGCCGGTTACGCCAGTAAAAGAGGCTTTGAAGGTGGCCAGATGCCTATCCAGCGCCGTATGCCTAAACGCGGTTTCAAAAACAACAACCGTGAGGAATACACCATCTTCAACCTGGGTCAGCTCGATCATCTCGTTGAAAAATATGGCCTGCAGGAATTCAATCTCGAAAACCTGTACATGAACGGCCTGGTTAACAGAACCGCCAAAGTTAAGATACTGGCTAATGGCGAACTGAAAACCAAGGTGACTGTTAAAGTGAACGCGATTAGTGAGAAAGCTAAACAGGCCATCGAATCTGCAGGTGGATCAGTAGAACTGGTATAA
- the secY gene encoding preprotein translocase subunit SecY, which translates to MKKFIETIKNIWSIEDLRNRILTTLLLVLIYRVGSYIALPGIDANALTNFEKNSNQGILGLVNMFAGGSFSRASIFALGIMPYISASIAIQLLTIAVPYFQKLQKEGESGRKKINQYTRILTVLVTGFQASAYVAYLRNQSGGAIIPEYGTFFFWLSTTIVLTAGTLFVMWLGEKITDKGIGNGTSIIIMMGILARLPQAIIAEFSSKVAGSGGPILFLIEIAVFIMITVGLILLVQGTRKIPVNYAKRIVGNKQYGGVRQFIPLKVNAAGVMPIIFAQAIMFIPATAIGFATNSESASGFIRVFSDHTNGWYNLIYAVLVIVFTYFYTALIFNPTQMADEMKRNNGFVPGVKPGKATADYIGAVMDRITLPGAFFLALVGIMPGLAAAFKVNSNFATFFGGTSLLIMVGVILDTLQQIESQLLMRHYDGLMSTGRIKGRTAPANA; encoded by the coding sequence GTGAAGAAATTTATCGAAACGATTAAGAATATCTGGAGTATCGAGGACCTGCGTAATCGCATCTTAACTACCCTGCTCCTGGTCCTCATTTACCGTGTGGGATCTTATATAGCTTTGCCCGGTATTGATGCAAACGCGCTCACTAACTTTGAAAAAAATTCTAACCAGGGAATTCTGGGACTGGTAAACATGTTTGCCGGTGGATCGTTTTCAAGGGCCTCCATTTTTGCACTGGGTATCATGCCCTACATTTCTGCGTCAATTGCTATTCAGCTGTTAACCATAGCTGTACCTTATTTCCAGAAACTGCAGAAGGAAGGTGAAAGCGGACGTAAAAAAATCAATCAGTATACCCGCATACTTACTGTGTTGGTAACCGGATTCCAGGCAAGTGCTTACGTAGCTTATCTGCGTAATCAGTCAGGTGGCGCTATTATACCCGAATATGGTACCTTCTTCTTCTGGCTCTCTACCACCATCGTCCTTACAGCAGGAACCCTGTTTGTAATGTGGCTGGGTGAAAAGATCACAGATAAAGGTATCGGTAACGGTACTTCCATTATCATCATGATGGGTATCCTCGCCCGCCTTCCGCAAGCCATCATCGCTGAATTCTCCAGCAAAGTGGCAGGCTCCGGTGGTCCGATCCTCTTCCTGATTGAAATTGCAGTCTTTATCATGATTACCGTGGGTCTGATCCTGCTCGTACAAGGTACCAGGAAAATACCCGTTAACTACGCCAAACGTATTGTGGGCAACAAACAGTATGGTGGTGTACGCCAGTTCATCCCCCTCAAGGTGAATGCAGCCGGTGTAATGCCTATCATCTTTGCCCAGGCTATCATGTTCATCCCTGCTACAGCGATCGGTTTTGCTACCAACTCTGAAAGCGCTTCCGGTTTCATCCGTGTTTTCAGTGACCATACCAATGGCTGGTACAACCTGATCTATGCTGTACTCGTGATTGTATTCACTTACTTCTATACTGCGCTGATTTTCAACCCCACTCAAATGGCGGATGAAATGAAACGCAACAATGGTTTCGTTCCCGGTGTTAAACCAGGAAAAGCTACCGCCGATTATATCGGTGCTGTGATGGACCGCATTACCCTCCCGGGCGCATTTTTCCTGGCCCTCGTGGGTATCATGCCAGGCCTGGCTGCAGCATTCAAGGTTAACAGCAACTTCGCCACCTTCTTCGGTGGTACCTCCCTGCTCATCATGGTAGGTGTTATCCTGGATACTTTGCAGCAGATCGAAAGCCAGCTCCTGATGCGCCACTACGATGGCCTCATGAGCACCGGCCGTATCAAGGGCAGAACAGCCCCGGCTAATGCATAA
- the map gene encoding type I methionyl aminopeptidase, with the protein MIHYKTKEEIELIRKSALLLSAALAEVAKALKPGMSTLDVDAVADRFIVENGAVPSFKNYKGFPNACCISVNEEVVHGIPNKYVLKDGDILTVDVGVYMNGFHADSAYTFGIGNVAENIRRLMGATKASLYKGIEKAIVGNRVGDISYAIQEYTEKERGYGVVRELVGHGLGRNLHEDPQVPNYGKRGSGPVMKEGLVIAIEPMINLRSKDVEYLEDGWTVATRDKSPSVHFEHTVAVGKGRADVLSSFTEIEKAEKNNPELNSNY; encoded by the coding sequence ATGATTCATTATAAGACGAAGGAAGAAATAGAGCTGATCCGCAAAAGCGCACTCCTCCTCAGTGCAGCCCTGGCAGAAGTGGCCAAAGCCCTGAAGCCCGGCATGAGCACCCTCGATGTAGACGCTGTGGCCGACAGGTTTATTGTGGAAAACGGGGCTGTGCCCTCCTTTAAAAACTATAAAGGCTTCCCCAATGCCTGCTGTATTTCTGTGAACGAGGAAGTGGTACACGGTATACCCAACAAATATGTGCTGAAAGACGGTGATATCCTCACCGTAGACGTAGGCGTATATATGAACGGTTTCCATGCCGATAGCGCTTATACCTTTGGTATCGGCAACGTAGCAGAGAATATACGCCGCCTTATGGGGGCTACCAAGGCTTCCCTGTACAAAGGCATCGAAAAGGCCATTGTAGGCAACCGGGTTGGTGATATCTCCTATGCAATACAGGAATATACCGAAAAAGAACGCGGATATGGCGTCGTAAGGGAACTGGTAGGGCATGGCCTGGGCCGTAACCTCCACGAAGATCCGCAGGTGCCTAACTATGGTAAACGTGGCAGCGGGCCTGTGATGAAAGAAGGACTGGTGATCGCCATCGAACCGATGATCAACCTGCGCAGCAAAGACGTGGAATACCTGGAAGATGGATGGACAGTGGCTACCCGTGATAAAAGTCCTTCCGTACATTTCGAGCATACCGTGGCAGTAGGAAAAGGAAGGGCAGATGTGTTGTCTTCCTTTACTGAAATCGAAAAAGCAGAAAAAAATAACCCGGAGCTGAATTCAAATTACTAA
- the infA gene encoding translation initiation factor IF-1: MAKQALIKQDGIILEALSNAMFRVKLENGHEILATISGKMRMHYIRILPGDKVGVEMSPYDLSRGRIIFRYK; this comes from the coding sequence ATGGCAAAACAGGCACTCATTAAACAGGATGGAATTATATTAGAAGCCTTGTCAAACGCTATGTTCCGTGTAAAACTGGAAAATGGGCACGAGATCCTGGCCACCATTTCTGGAAAGATGAGAATGCACTATATACGCATTCTGCCAGGAGATAAGGTGGGCGTGGAAATGAGCCCATACGATTTGTCAAGAGGCCGTATAATTTTCAGATACAAATAG
- the rpmJ gene encoding 50S ribosomal protein L36 — protein sequence MKVRAAIKKRSADCKIVRRKGVLLVINKKNPRFKQRQG from the coding sequence ATGAAGGTAAGAGCTGCAATCAAAAAAAGAAGTGCGGATTGTAAAATAGTTCGTAGAAAAGGTGTTCTGTTGGTGATCAACAAAAAGAACCCTCGCTTCAAACAACGCCAGGGTTAA
- the rpsM gene encoding 30S ribosomal protein S13: MARIAGIDLPKNKRGEIGLTYIFGIGRSTAQYILNKAEIDVNKKVKDWNDDDQAAIRNIINGEFKVEGQLRSEVQMNIKRLLDIACYRGLRHRKGLPVRGQRTRTNSRTRKGKRKTVAGKKKATKK; encoded by the coding sequence ATGGCACGTATAGCCGGTATAGATCTTCCTAAAAATAAAAGAGGAGAAATTGGCCTCACCTATATCTTCGGTATAGGCCGTTCTACCGCCCAATATATCCTGAACAAGGCGGAAATTGATGTAAACAAGAAAGTGAAGGATTGGAATGACGATGACCAAGCTGCCATCCGTAACATTATCAACGGCGAGTTTAAGGTAGAAGGTCAGCTGCGTTCTGAAGTGCAAATGAATATCAAGCGTCTGCTGGATATCGCTTGCTACCGCGGTCTGCGTCACAGGAAAGGCTTACCGGTGAGAGGTCAGCGTACACGTACCAACAGCCGTACCCGCAAAGGTAAACGTAAGACAGTGGCTGGTAAGAAAAAAGCAACTAAGAAATAA
- the rpsK gene encoding 30S ribosomal protein S11 yields MAKANNTKTAASKKRVVKVDNYGDVHISASFNNIIVSITNKHGQVISWSSAGKMGFRGSKKNTPYAAQLAAQDAAKVAMDAGLKRADVFVKGPGAGRESAIRAIANSGIEVSMIKDVTPLPHNGCRPPKKRRV; encoded by the coding sequence ATGGCAAAAGCAAATAATACAAAAACTGCTGCTAGTAAAAAAAGGGTAGTAAAAGTAGATAACTACGGAGACGTACACATCTCCGCCAGCTTTAACAACATTATTGTGAGCATCACCAACAAACATGGTCAGGTTATCTCCTGGTCTTCTGCTGGTAAAATGGGCTTCAGAGGTTCTAAAAAGAACACTCCGTACGCTGCTCAGCTGGCTGCGCAGGATGCCGCTAAAGTTGCTATGGACGCCGGTCTGAAAAGAGCAGATGTATTTGTAAAAGGCCCTGGAGCTGGTCGTGAAAGCGCTATCCGTGCTATCGCTAACTCCGGTATCGAAGTGAGCATGATTAAAGACGTTACGCCTTTACCTCACAACGGTTGCCGTCCTCCTAAGAAAAGAAGAGTATAG
- the rpsD gene encoding 30S ribosomal protein S4 gives MARYTGPKTKISRIFGEPILGNGKYLGKNSNPPGQHGANRKRKQLGEYATQLREKQKAKYTYGLLEKQFRNLFDEATRRKGVAGEVLIKLLEARLDNTVFRLGIAPSRPAARQLVSHKHITVNGIVVNTPSFQLKPGDVISLKNKTANNSALTSVIRGKNPKFSWLDWNEKEMKGVFIAYPERESVPENIKEQLIVELYSK, from the coding sequence ATGGCAAGGTACACAGGCCCAAAGACCAAAATTTCCAGAATTTTTGGCGAACCCATTTTAGGTAATGGTAAATATTTAGGTAAAAACAGCAACCCTCCGGGTCAGCACGGTGCTAACCGCAAACGTAAACAGTTAGGCGAATACGCAACACAGCTGAGAGAAAAACAAAAAGCGAAGTACACTTACGGTCTGCTGGAAAAACAATTCCGCAACCTGTTTGACGAAGCTACCCGTAGAAAAGGTGTTGCCGGTGAAGTATTGATCAAATTGCTGGAAGCACGTCTGGACAACACTGTTTTCCGTCTGGGCATCGCACCTTCCCGCCCTGCTGCCCGTCAGCTGGTTTCCCACAAACACATCACCGTTAACGGTATCGTGGTAAACACTCCTTCCTTCCAACTGAAACCAGGTGATGTAATCAGCCTGAAAAACAAAACTGCCAACAATTCCGCTCTGACCAGCGTTATTCGTGGTAAAAATCCTAAATTCAGCTGGCTGGACTGGAATGAGAAAGAAATGAAAGGCGTATTCATTGCTTATCCTGAGAGAGAGAGCGTTCCTGAGAATATCAAGGAACAACTGATTGTAGAATTGTACTCTAAGTAA
- a CDS encoding DNA-directed RNA polymerase subunit alpha, translating into MAILNFQKPDKIVLQKSTDFEAQFEFRPLEPGYAVTVGNALRRVLLSSLEGYAIVGIKIEGADHEFATLRGVTEDVTEIILNLKQVRFKKIAENDVANEKITLSIKGKTEFRADMIEKATSAFQIMNPELLLCTLDPSAKLDIELTIGKGRGYVPAEENKPKDAVFGYIAIDSIFTPIKNVKYSIENTRVEQKTDYEKLIMEVITDGTIHPEEAVKQASRILIQHLMIITDENISFDTKDAEKEDVVDEQTLQLRKILKTPLEDLDLSVRAFNCLKAAKINSLSELVQYEQEELMKFRNFGQKSLSEIEQVLGERGLHFGMDLSKLKLEEE; encoded by the coding sequence ATGGCAATTTTAAATTTCCAGAAACCTGATAAGATCGTATTGCAGAAGTCTACCGACTTTGAAGCTCAATTCGAATTCCGTCCATTAGAACCAGGTTATGCTGTGACTGTCGGTAATGCGTTGCGTCGCGTACTGTTGTCTTCTTTGGAGGGCTATGCCATTGTGGGTATAAAAATTGAAGGTGCTGATCATGAGTTCGCTACACTGAGAGGTGTTACTGAAGACGTTACCGAGATCATCCTGAACCTCAAACAGGTTCGGTTTAAGAAGATCGCTGAAAACGATGTAGCAAACGAAAAGATCACGCTGTCCATCAAAGGGAAAACAGAATTCCGCGCAGACATGATCGAAAAAGCCACCAGCGCTTTCCAGATCATGAACCCTGAGCTGCTGCTCTGCACCCTGGACCCTTCTGCCAAACTGGATATCGAACTGACCATCGGCAAAGGCCGCGGTTACGTGCCAGCTGAGGAAAACAAACCCAAAGATGCAGTATTCGGCTACATCGCTATCGACTCTATCTTTACGCCAATCAAAAACGTAAAGTACAGCATAGAAAACACCCGTGTGGAACAAAAAACCGACTATGAGAAACTCATCATGGAAGTTATCACAGACGGTACCATTCACCCGGAAGAAGCAGTAAAACAAGCTTCCCGTATCCTCATCCAGCACCTGATGATCATCACCGATGAAAACATCAGCTTTGATACCAAAGACGCTGAAAAAGAAGATGTGGTAGATGAACAAACACTGCAACTGCGTAAGATACTGAAAACACCACTCGAAGATCTCGATCTGAGCGTACGTGCATTCAACTGTCTGAAAGCAGCTAAAATCAACTCTCTGAGCGAACTGGTACAGTACGAGCAGGAAGAACTGATGAAATTCAGAAACTTCGGTCAGAAATCCCTCAGCGAAATCGAACAAGTGCTGGGCGAAAGAGGCCTCCACTTCGGTATGGATCTGTCCAAACTGAAACTTGAAGAAGAATAA
- the rplQ gene encoding 50S ribosomal protein L17, whose translation MRHGVKLNKLSRTASHRKALMSNLACELISHKRITTTLAKAKALRVYVEPLLTRGKSDTTHNRRIVFSYLQDKEAITELFGTISEKIANRPGGYTRIIKLGKRFGDNAEVALIELVDFNEIYGAPTEKAAAKKTRRAGGAKKKADAAGAEKAADATEEKSAE comes from the coding sequence ATGCGTCACGGAGTTAAATTAAACAAATTAAGCAGAACAGCCTCTCACCGTAAAGCCCTGATGTCCAATCTGGCTTGCGAATTGATCAGCCACAAACGTATCACCACTACTCTCGCTAAGGCTAAAGCCCTGCGCGTTTATGTTGAGCCGCTGCTGACAAGAGGTAAATCCGATACTACTCACAACCGTAGGATCGTGTTCAGCTACCTGCAGGACAAAGAAGCTATCACTGAACTGTTCGGTACGATCAGCGAAAAAATAGCTAACCGTCCTGGTGGTTACACCCGTATCATTAAGCTGGGTAAACGTTTTGGGGATAATGCAGAAGTAGCCCTGATTGAGCTGGTTGATTTCAACGAAATCTACGGTGCTCCAACAGAAAAAGCTGCTGCTAAGAAAACCCGTCGTGCTGGTGGTGCCAAAAAGAAAGCTGACGCTGCTGGTGCAGAGAAAGCTGCTGATGCCACTGAAGAAAAATCAGCTGAGTAA
- the carA gene encoding glutamine-hydrolyzing carbamoyl-phosphate synthase small subunit, with product MPQTRTIQPAILLLDDGTVFQGKAFGKIGTAAGELAFNTGMTGYQEVFTDPSYKGQVLIMNNCYIGNYGTKKEDVESGSVKISGLIAKNIAYNYSRKMADESLEKFLTDNNLVAIYDVDTRALVSHIRSKGAMNCIISSETLDVEKLKAELAKVPSMEGLALCQEVTTKEPYTVGDPNAEIRIAVMDNGVKRNMLKCLSEKGAYLKVFPTDTKFEVCEEFKPNAYFISNGPGDPAPLKYAVETVKQILAAERPLFGICLGHQLLALANGIPTYKMHHGHRGLNHPVKNLKTGLCEITTQNHGFAVDAAAVAASEQVEVTHINLNDNTVEGIRIKNKPAFSVQYHPESTPGPFDSRYLFDDFFEMIKANKK from the coding sequence ATGCCTCAGACAAGAACCATCCAGCCTGCCATACTGTTGCTCGACGACGGTACGGTTTTTCAGGGAAAAGCTTTTGGGAAAATTGGCACTGCCGCCGGTGAGTTAGCTTTCAATACCGGTATGACGGGTTACCAGGAAGTGTTTACAGACCCTTCTTACAAAGGACAGGTACTTATCATGAACAACTGCTATATCGGCAACTACGGCACTAAGAAAGAGGACGTAGAGAGCGGCAGTGTGAAGATAAGTGGTCTGATTGCGAAAAATATCGCGTACAACTATTCCAGGAAAATGGCCGATGAATCCCTGGAGAAGTTCCTGACCGATAACAACCTGGTGGCCATCTATGATGTGGATACCCGTGCACTGGTATCACATATCCGTAGTAAAGGTGCTATGAACTGCATCATCTCTTCCGAAACCCTGGATGTGGAAAAACTGAAGGCTGAGCTGGCTAAGGTTCCTTCCATGGAAGGATTGGCTCTTTGCCAGGAAGTGACCACCAAAGAACCTTATACCGTAGGTGATCCCAACGCCGAAATCCGCATTGCGGTGATGGACAACGGTGTGAAGAGAAACATGCTGAAATGTTTATCTGAAAAAGGTGCTTATCTGAAAGTATTCCCTACCGACACCAAATTCGAGGTATGCGAAGAATTCAAACCCAACGCTTACTTTATCTCCAACGGTCCTGGTGATCCGGCTCCGCTGAAATATGCGGTAGAAACCGTAAAACAGATCCTGGCTGCTGAAAGGCCACTGTTTGGTATCTGTCTCGGACATCAGCTGCTGGCCCTGGCCAACGGTATCCCTACTTACAAAATGCACCACGGTCACCGCGGTCTGAACCATCCGGTGAAAAATCTCAAAACAGGTCTGTGCGAGATCACTACCCAGAACCACGGTTTTGCAGTGGACGCTGCTGCTGTTGCTGCCAGCGAACAGGTGGAAGTGACCCACATTAACCTGAACGATAATACCGTAGAAGGGATCCGTATCAAGAACAAACCAGCTTTCTCCGTACAATACCACCCGGAAAGCACACCTGGTCCGTTCGATTCCCGCTATCTGTTTGATGATTTCTTTGAAATGATCAAAGCCAATAAAAAATAA
- a CDS encoding pyridoxal phosphate-dependent aminotransferase: protein MPTISQRGVQMPPSPIRKLVPFAEAAKKRGVKVYHLNIGQPDIETPKPILDAVRHTDFKVLEYSHSAGNESYRRKLVTYYDRFNISLNHNQIIVTTGGSEAIVFAFMACLDPGDEVIVPEPFYANYNGFAVEAEIKIKTITASIETGFALPAMSAFEAAITPRTKAILICNPNNPTGYLYSQEEMEVLKQLCLKHNLFLFSDEAYREFCYAGTHFSAMNLEGMDDNVILMDTISKRYSACGGRIGAFVTKNQAVLDATMKFAQARLSPPSFAQIAGEAAVDLPLDYFDGIKAEYQRRRDVLVAGLNAIPGVFCPNPGGAFYAMASLPIDDSDKFCQWMLESFEHEKQTVMLSPATGFYATPGLGKQEVRLAYVLNQDDIRHAIVCLEKALEVYPGRTNK from the coding sequence ATGCCTACCATTAGCCAGAGAGGCGTGCAAATGCCGCCATCTCCCATCAGAAAACTTGTTCCCTTCGCCGAAGCAGCCAAAAAAAGAGGTGTGAAGGTATATCATCTGAATATCGGACAACCTGATATTGAGACACCGAAACCTATCCTTGATGCTGTACGGCATACTGATTTCAAGGTTCTGGAATATAGCCACAGCGCGGGTAATGAGAGCTATCGCCGTAAACTGGTGACTTATTACGATCGGTTCAATATTTCCCTGAACCACAACCAGATCATTGTCACCACCGGTGGTTCCGAAGCGATTGTGTTTGCGTTTATGGCTTGCCTGGATCCGGGAGACGAGGTAATCGTTCCTGAGCCTTTTTATGCGAACTATAATGGTTTTGCCGTAGAAGCGGAGATTAAGATCAAAACCATTACCGCCAGCATTGAAACAGGTTTTGCCTTACCGGCCATGTCTGCTTTTGAAGCGGCTATCACGCCACGTACGAAGGCAATATTGATTTGCAATCCTAACAATCCTACTGGCTATCTGTACAGTCAGGAAGAGATGGAAGTATTGAAACAGCTGTGTCTGAAACATAACCTGTTCCTGTTCTCCGATGAGGCTTACCGGGAATTCTGTTATGCCGGCACCCATTTTTCAGCGATGAACCTGGAAGGCATGGATGACAATGTGATCCTGATGGACACTATTTCCAAGCGTTATAGCGCCTGTGGTGGCCGTATTGGAGCTTTTGTTACCAAGAACCAGGCAGTACTGGACGCAACGATGAAATTTGCCCAGGCCAGACTGAGCCCTCCTTCTTTTGCACAAATTGCAGGTGAAGCAGCTGTGGATCTGCCACTGGATTATTTCGATGGTATTAAGGCTGAGTACCAGCGTCGTCGTGATGTACTGGTGGCTGGCCTGAATGCGATTCCTGGCGTGTTCTGTCCTAATCCAGGTGGTGCATTTTATGCCATGGCCAGCTTGCCGATTGATGATTCCGACAAGTTCTGCCAATGGATGCTGGAATCCTTTGAACATGAAAAACAAACGGTGATGTTATCTCCGGCAACCGGCTTTTATGCTACGCCAGGACTGGGTAAGCAGGAAGTGCGGCTGGCTTATGTATTGAATCAGGACGATATTCGTCATGCAATAGTTTGCCTGGAAAAAGCACTGGAAGTTTATCCTGGCCGTACCAACAAATAA
- a CDS encoding DUF1573 domain-containing protein, which translates to MKMKKFILSLFASLLITTALWAQSQTNPADTKVKFAKETVDFGKTALNKPVTVDFEFTNISKEPILIEAARASCGCTTPKWTQEPILPGKKGKITANYSANGLGQQNKTIWVKFKGVDQDKELHLTGTVANN; encoded by the coding sequence ATGAAAATGAAAAAATTCATCTTGTCCCTATTCGCCAGCTTGTTGATTACTACAGCTTTGTGGGCACAGTCACAGACAAATCCGGCAGATACAAAAGTTAAATTTGCCAAAGAAACTGTGGACTTCGGAAAAACAGCTTTAAACAAACCAGTAACTGTTGATTTCGAGTTCACTAACATCTCAAAAGAACCAATTTTGATTGAAGCTGCTCGCGCAAGCTGCGGCTGCACTACACCTAAATGGACTCAGGAGCCTATCCTGCCAGGCAAAAAGGGTAAAATCACTGCTAACTACAGTGCCAACGGTTTAGGCCAGCAGAACAAAACCATCTGGGTGAAGTTCAAAGGCGTTGACCAGGACAAAGAACTGCACCTGACTGGTACAGTAGCCAATAACTAG